Proteins encoded within one genomic window of Amorphoplanes friuliensis DSM 7358:
- a CDS encoding carbohydrate ABC transporter permease, with protein MARSLVRGRRTRRRPRSAWLGWLFALPAVTVYLVFVIRPLLLTVQYSFYDWNGIGPATWVGLDNYVRLVTDSELFATIVHAFELILFFSFVPVLLGLAVAATIRRIAQSRLALVARTVLFLPQVIPLVAAGIMWTWLLSTTGLINQLLTAVGLGSLTRAWLGDFDTALPAVGVIGAWVQIGLCTLLLLAGMSKIDNSLYEAARLDGAGPVREFRSITLPSLRQEIGVCLTVTIISALASFDIIYVSTQGGPGNATMVPGLEIYYLAFAEREIGMASALAVALTVLVLLCVLPLQRITRDGTR; from the coding sequence ATGGCCCGTTCACTCGTCAGGGGGCGGCGCACCCGCCGCCGCCCCCGCTCGGCCTGGCTCGGCTGGCTCTTCGCCCTGCCCGCGGTGACCGTCTACCTCGTCTTTGTCATCCGGCCGCTGCTGCTCACCGTCCAGTACTCCTTCTACGACTGGAACGGCATCGGACCGGCCACCTGGGTCGGACTGGACAACTACGTCCGGCTGGTCACCGACTCCGAGCTGTTCGCCACGATCGTGCACGCGTTCGAGCTGATCCTGTTCTTCAGCTTCGTGCCGGTCCTGCTCGGACTGGCGGTCGCGGCGACCATCCGCCGCATCGCCCAGAGCCGGCTCGCGCTGGTCGCGCGTACGGTGCTGTTCCTGCCTCAGGTCATCCCGCTGGTGGCGGCCGGCATCATGTGGACCTGGCTGCTGTCGACCACCGGTCTGATCAATCAGCTGCTCACCGCCGTCGGCCTGGGCTCGCTGACCCGTGCCTGGCTCGGTGATTTCGACACGGCGCTGCCCGCGGTCGGGGTGATCGGCGCCTGGGTCCAGATCGGCCTGTGCACCCTGCTGCTGCTGGCCGGCATGAGCAAGATCGACAACTCCCTGTACGAGGCGGCCCGGCTCGACGGCGCCGGCCCGGTACGGGAATTCCGGTCCATCACGCTGCCGAGCCTGCGCCAGGAGATCGGCGTCTGCCTGACCGTCACGATCATCTCCGCCCTGGCCAGCTTCGACATCATCTACGTCTCGACCCAGGGCGGGCCCGGCAACGCCACCATGGTGCCCGGCCTCGAGATCTACTACCTGGCCTTCGCGGAGCGGGAGATCGGCATGGCATCGGCCCTGGCCGTCGCCCTGACCGTCCTGGTCCTGCTCTGCGTCCTGCCCCTCCAACGGATCACCAGGGACGGCACCCGATGA
- a CDS encoding DUF2079 domain-containing protein has translation MPAAVVHARTVTTKSTTAPYLLAAALFLAYACWSIHRHLRLQTSGYDLGIFEQAVRGYAGLGAPVSTIKAPGFNLLGDHFHPVLAVLAPLYRLFPGPVTLLVAQAALIAASSIPITRLAIRLAGRSGGLSAGTAYGMSWGLQSAVDFDFHEVAFAVPLLAFGLTALVERRWTAAAAWTLPLIAVKEDLPATVAVIGLLLALRGRRRLGAAMILIAVGSGLVIIGVVLPALNPDHLYPYAGSTAFNGQGPLYRLFFPAIKLHTLLWLLAPTLFLALRSPLLLAVVPTLAWRFWSTNPSYWGTGFQYSAVLMPIVFVAFLDALDTIGNGRAARAAAHATCLIALAATLLNPLPLRGLLMPGTWATDTGAGQVRLALARIPDDARVAADNRFAPQLTSRCTVYFFPVYPQAGVRPEWVAVSDPPDTTMAAPATMAAAIDRLPAYGYQVVLRTSDVIIFHRSGAATVSE, from the coding sequence ATGCCCGCAGCCGTTGTCCACGCCCGTACCGTCACCACAAAGAGCACCACCGCGCCGTACCTACTGGCTGCCGCACTGTTCCTGGCCTACGCGTGCTGGTCGATCCACCGGCACCTGCGGCTGCAGACCAGCGGCTACGACCTCGGCATCTTCGAGCAGGCGGTGCGTGGCTACGCCGGCCTCGGCGCACCCGTGTCGACGATCAAAGCGCCCGGCTTCAACCTCCTGGGCGACCACTTCCATCCGGTCCTCGCCGTCCTGGCCCCGCTCTACCGGCTCTTTCCCGGCCCGGTCACCCTTCTCGTCGCGCAAGCCGCCCTGATCGCGGCGTCGTCGATACCGATCACCCGGCTCGCCATCCGCCTGGCCGGCCGCTCGGGCGGATTGAGTGCCGGGACGGCGTACGGGATGTCCTGGGGTCTGCAGTCAGCGGTTGACTTCGATTTTCACGAGGTCGCCTTCGCTGTTCCGTTGCTGGCGTTCGGTCTGACCGCCCTCGTCGAGCGCCGCTGGACCGCTGCCGCCGCGTGGACTCTGCCGCTGATCGCGGTGAAGGAAGACCTTCCCGCAACGGTCGCGGTCATCGGTCTGCTGCTGGCGCTGCGCGGCCGCCGGCGCCTGGGCGCGGCGATGATCCTGATCGCGGTCGGCTCGGGCCTGGTGATCATCGGCGTGGTCCTGCCGGCCCTCAACCCCGACCACCTTTACCCGTACGCCGGCAGCACAGCTTTCAACGGTCAGGGCCCGCTGTACCGCCTGTTCTTCCCCGCCATCAAGCTGCACACTCTGCTGTGGCTCCTCGCGCCGACGCTGTTCCTCGCGCTGCGCTCACCGCTGCTGCTCGCCGTCGTGCCGACCCTGGCCTGGCGGTTCTGGTCGACGAACCCGTCCTACTGGGGCACCGGTTTTCAGTACAGCGCCGTCCTGATGCCCATCGTCTTCGTGGCGTTCCTCGACGCGCTCGACACCATCGGGAACGGGCGTGCAGCGCGTGCGGCGGCCCACGCCACCTGCCTGATCGCTCTGGCCGCGACACTGCTGAACCCGTTGCCGCTGCGCGGTCTGCTGATGCCGGGCACCTGGGCCACGGACACCGGGGCCGGGCAGGTCCGCCTCGCTCTGGCCCGCATACCGGACGACGCCCGTGTCGCCGCCGACAACAGGTTCGCGCCGCAGCTCACCTCGCGGTGCACCGTCTACTTCTTTCCCGTCTACCCCCAGGCCGGTGTCCGGCCCGAGTGGGTCGCCGTCAGCGATCCGCCCGACACCACCATGGCAGCCCCCGCGACGATGGCAGCCGCCATCGACCGCTTACCGGCATACGGATACCAGGTGGTGCTCCGGACCAGCGACGTCATCATCTTCCACCGTTCCGGCGCGGCGACCGTTTCCGAATGA
- a CDS encoding ABC transporter substrate-binding protein, with product MTRVSTGRRAAGRTRPLYAILALSGTLVAAACSAPGGSSTTTANSAPASVTTTCGTDPVTLKGYFETGFPLPKTLADEFTAQFPNVKFDIREDQFAVITQNAPRVLSDDPPDLMRLPQVSELAKDNLLLNMDTYAKAYGWDKWPPSQLEQMRFGSNGERGDGSLVAMGLNFSMTGIFYNKKLAAQIGMTEAPKTLAEFDTVLQKAKDAGLTPINQFNGGATGGLAFPLQNLMAAYGEPGPINDWIFNKQGATIDTPSNLQATQHLEKWIKSGYLAKDINSQDYATMMSRFIGGKSLFIFSGDWESGNLDKQMAGNAGFFLMPPAQAGGKQAAMSAPLTYGISAKSKNADCAAFFLNWVATDQKARDIGVKVGGSHPMGPDNAYMPEVAQGTVTASTLAAGATIGKDNGAMDFIANATGAIYAKSWTPQLQKLVAGQQTPQGLLTAVQKDYESQVKG from the coding sequence ATGACACGCGTTTCGACCGGCCGGCGTGCAGCCGGCCGTACCCGGCCCCTGTACGCGATCCTTGCTCTGTCCGGAACCCTCGTCGCGGCGGCGTGCAGTGCCCCCGGCGGGAGCTCCACCACGACCGCCAACAGTGCGCCGGCCTCCGTCACGACCACGTGCGGCACGGACCCGGTGACGCTGAAGGGCTACTTCGAGACGGGCTTCCCGCTGCCGAAGACCCTGGCCGACGAGTTCACCGCCCAGTTCCCGAACGTCAAGTTCGACATCCGCGAGGACCAGTTCGCGGTCATCACCCAGAACGCCCCGCGTGTGCTGTCCGACGACCCGCCGGACCTGATGCGCCTTCCGCAGGTGTCGGAGCTGGCCAAGGACAACCTGCTGCTGAACATGGACACCTACGCCAAGGCGTACGGCTGGGACAAGTGGCCGCCCTCGCAGCTCGAGCAGATGCGGTTCGGCAGCAACGGCGAACGCGGTGACGGCTCGCTGGTCGCGATGGGCCTGAACTTCAGCATGACCGGCATCTTCTACAACAAGAAGCTGGCCGCCCAGATCGGGATGACCGAGGCGCCCAAGACCCTGGCCGAGTTCGACACCGTGCTGCAGAAGGCCAAGGACGCCGGTCTGACCCCGATCAACCAGTTCAACGGCGGTGCCACCGGTGGCCTCGCGTTCCCGCTGCAGAACCTGATGGCGGCGTACGGCGAACCGGGCCCGATCAACGACTGGATCTTCAACAAGCAGGGCGCCACGATCGACACCCCGAGCAACCTGCAGGCCACTCAGCACCTCGAGAAGTGGATCAAGTCGGGGTATCTGGCGAAGGACATCAACTCGCAGGACTACGCGACGATGATGAGCCGCTTCATCGGTGGCAAGAGCCTGTTCATCTTCAGCGGCGACTGGGAGTCGGGCAACCTCGACAAGCAGATGGCCGGTAACGCCGGGTTCTTCCTCATGCCACCGGCGCAGGCCGGCGGCAAGCAGGCCGCGATGTCCGCACCGCTGACCTACGGCATCAGCGCGAAGTCGAAGAACGCCGACTGTGCCGCCTTCTTCCTCAACTGGGTGGCCACCGACCAGAAGGCCCGTGACATCGGCGTCAAGGTCGGCGGCTCGCACCCGATGGGTCCCGACAACGCCTACATGCCCGAGGTGGCCCAGGGCACCGTCACCGCGAGCACTCTGGCCGCCGGGGCGACCATCGGCAAGGACAACGGCGCCATGGACTTCATCGCCAACGCCACCGGTGCGATCTACGCCAAGAGCTGGACACCGCAGTTGCAGAAGCTGGTCGCCGGTCAGCAGACGCCGCAGGGCCTGCTGACCGCGGTCCAGAAGGATTACGAGAGTCAGGTCAAGGGCTGA
- a CDS encoding carbohydrate ABC transporter permease produces the protein MIVTRRETLIGRALLVLLMVLTVLPFISLFVTALHPSGTYPDGLSWPSNPQWGNFADAFSAANMDRLLVSSALIVLGVVPLSVLFGTMAGFAFGHLRMPGHRIGFLVFVLGLTLPFEGLITPLYYQVRDLGLLNTRWAIILPLIGLFMPFSVLWMRAHFVNMPDELSEAARIDGASTWQLFWRVHLPLAKPALSSLAILLFLWTWNQFLLAIVLVDDPAKRTMAGALGAFQGQWGTDIPLLCAGSLLILAPTLIIFLIFQRRFVAALLQGSLKG, from the coding sequence ATGATCGTCACCCGCCGTGAGACCCTGATCGGGCGGGCGCTGCTCGTCCTGCTGATGGTGCTGACCGTGCTGCCGTTCATCAGTCTGTTCGTCACCGCCCTGCACCCCTCGGGGACCTATCCGGACGGGCTCTCGTGGCCCAGCAACCCGCAATGGGGCAACTTCGCCGACGCTTTCAGCGCCGCGAACATGGACCGGCTGCTGGTGTCCAGCGCCCTGATCGTGCTCGGCGTCGTGCCCCTGTCGGTGCTGTTCGGGACGATGGCCGGTTTTGCCTTCGGCCATCTGCGGATGCCCGGCCACCGGATCGGCTTCCTGGTCTTCGTCCTGGGGCTGACCCTGCCCTTCGAAGGCCTGATCACACCGTTGTACTACCAGGTGCGTGACCTGGGTCTGCTGAACACCCGATGGGCCATCATCCTGCCGCTGATCGGCCTGTTCATGCCGTTCTCGGTGCTGTGGATGCGGGCGCACTTCGTGAACATGCCCGACGAGCTGTCGGAAGCCGCCCGCATCGACGGGGCCTCCACCTGGCAGCTGTTCTGGCGGGTCCACCTCCCGCTGGCCAAACCGGCGCTGTCGTCGCTGGCCATCCTGCTGTTCCTGTGGACCTGGAACCAGTTCCTGCTGGCCATCGTGCTGGTCGACGACCCGGCAAAACGGACCATGGCCGGTGCGCTCGGCGCGTTCCAGGGCCAGTGGGGCACCGACATCCCGCTGCTGTGCGCCGGCTCGCTGCTCATCCTGGCGCCGACCCTGATCATCTTCCTGATCTTCCAACGCCGGTTCGTCGCCGCTCTGTTGCAGGGCTCCCTCAAGGGATGA
- a CDS encoding LacI family DNA-binding transcriptional regulator codes for MAAHRVTIYEVAERAQVSISTVSNVLNKPDKVRAATRERVLSVVDELGFIPKVQAVSLARQGTGRIGVMAPFTSYSSYLRRLSGVLTAATELETDVLVFDHESAALTSSPTLASMPIHGRLDGLIVMGLQIEPGIAERLRGRGLPTVMVDADSDLFSRVVIDDDNGGRLAARHLLEQGHRRLGYLLERQVSDYESQAVKRLAGFREAAARQGAEVVVATSGNSVDEARREAAHLLDHADRPTAVMAHHDVLAVGVLLAARDRGLRVPEDVAVMGFDDGEAAAAADLTTIRQPFEESGSTAFGVLLGHIGGSALRSATLLDVQLVERSTT; via the coding sequence GTGGCAGCACATCGAGTCACGATCTACGAGGTGGCCGAGCGGGCCCAGGTGAGTATCTCGACGGTGTCGAACGTCCTGAACAAGCCGGACAAGGTCCGGGCGGCCACCCGCGAGCGGGTGCTGTCAGTGGTCGACGAGCTCGGCTTCATCCCCAAGGTCCAGGCGGTCAGCCTCGCCCGGCAGGGCACCGGCCGGATCGGGGTGATGGCGCCTTTCACCTCCTACAGTTCCTATCTGCGGCGGCTGTCGGGGGTGCTGACCGCCGCGACGGAACTGGAGACCGACGTCCTGGTCTTCGACCACGAGTCGGCCGCGCTGACCTCGTCACCGACGCTGGCCAGCATGCCGATCCACGGGCGGCTGGACGGACTGATCGTCATGGGTCTGCAGATCGAGCCGGGCATCGCCGAGCGGCTCCGGGGGAGGGGCCTGCCGACCGTCATGGTCGATGCCGACAGTGACCTTTTCAGCCGGGTCGTGATCGACGATGACAACGGCGGCCGGCTCGCCGCCCGGCATCTGCTGGAGCAGGGGCACCGCCGTCTGGGATATCTGCTGGAACGGCAGGTCTCCGACTACGAGTCGCAGGCGGTCAAGCGGCTGGCGGGCTTCCGGGAGGCGGCGGCCCGGCAGGGGGCCGAGGTGGTCGTCGCGACCAGCGGGAACTCCGTCGACGAGGCCCGGCGGGAGGCCGCGCATCTGCTGGACCACGCGGACCGGCCGACCGCTGTGATGGCCCACCACGACGTGCTCGCCGTCGGCGTACTGCTGGCCGCCCGCGACCGAGGTCTGCGCGTGCCCGAGGACGTGGCCGTGATGGGCTTCGACGACGGGGAGGCCGCCGCCGCGGCCGACCTGACCACGATCCGCCAGCCGTTCGAGGAATCGGGCAGTACCGCGTTCGGAGTGCTGCTGGGCCACATCGGCGGGTCCGCGCTGCGATCGGCGACGTTGCTCGACGTCCAGCTGGTCGAACGTTCCACCACTTGA
- a CDS encoding alpha/beta hydrolase: MELAEAVAAFLATKPDSGDPGAPVAVRRTAIHHGSDQLFDMFGAAVAPVGVTDHVLDRPGGGIRVRVYRPATTRALPLYVFLHGGGFWLGSVEEKVNEALCHDRSGRAQCVVVAVDYRLAPEHPFPVPLEDCFAGLSWAVEHAAELGADPERVAIGGISAGATLAAAVTLLARTRGGPRIDLQLLEVPPLDLTLDTMVSSGIGDDYGITVDDMRLCADLYLGAGPDRRDPLVSPLHAADLTGLPPARIQSAEHDPLRLDGERYAQRLREAGVPVSFAVYPGAVHGSLALTGAWPPAATWHQDIVDALSRLRTSA, from the coding sequence GTGGAACTGGCCGAGGCTGTAGCTGCCTTCCTGGCGACAAAACCTGATTCCGGCGACCCCGGCGCGCCTGTCGCGGTACGCCGCACCGCCATCCACCACGGTTCGGATCAGCTGTTCGACATGTTCGGGGCGGCCGTGGCGCCGGTCGGTGTCACCGACCACGTCCTCGACCGGCCCGGCGGCGGCATTCGGGTCCGGGTCTACCGGCCGGCGACGACCCGAGCGCTTCCCCTGTACGTCTTCCTGCACGGCGGTGGTTTCTGGCTCGGGTCCGTCGAAGAGAAGGTCAACGAAGCCCTGTGCCACGACCGCAGTGGCCGCGCGCAGTGTGTGGTCGTCGCGGTCGATTACCGGCTGGCGCCCGAGCACCCGTTCCCCGTACCGCTGGAGGACTGCTTCGCCGGGTTGAGCTGGGCGGTCGAGCACGCCGCCGAGCTCGGTGCGGATCCCGAGCGGGTCGCCATCGGTGGCATCTCCGCGGGGGCAACTCTGGCTGCCGCGGTCACCCTGCTGGCCCGGACCCGCGGTGGGCCGCGGATCGACCTCCAGCTGCTGGAAGTCCCGCCGCTGGACCTGACGCTGGACACCATGGTCAGCTCCGGGATCGGTGACGACTACGGCATCACGGTCGACGACATGCGGCTGTGCGCCGATCTCTATCTCGGTGCCGGGCCGGACCGCCGCGATCCGCTGGTGTCACCCCTGCATGCGGCCGACCTCACCGGTCTGCCGCCGGCACGGATCCAGAGCGCCGAGCACGACCCGCTACGCCTGGACGGCGAGCGGTACGCCCAACGGCTGCGCGAGGCCGGCGTACCCGTGTCGTTCGCCGTCTATCCCGGGGCGGTCCACGGCTCACTGGCCCTGACCGGCGCCTGGCCCCCCGCCGCGACCTGGCACCAGGACATCGTCGACGCCCTGTCCCGACTTCGAACCTCAGCTTGA
- a CDS encoding helix-turn-helix transcriptional regulator has product MNDKALGDFLRHRREGLQPEDVGLPGGGRRRTPGLRREEVAGLAALSPDYYSRLEQGRERTPSAAALASLARAIRLTADEQDYLFRLAGQQPPEPRSPLAHVDPAMIYLLDELEHTPAQVADDLLTVVAQNRAARNLLGVWSGLPGYQSNVTWRWFADPASRDSNDPAEHERIGRAYAADLRAGLAQRSAGDRFAHGLVADLLERSTEFGELWSQQHVAALTSTPKLLRHPLVGDLDLQCDVVLSPATGHRLILFRPRPGSNAHEHMRFLDVLGNQKFA; this is encoded by the coding sequence ATGAATGACAAAGCGCTCGGCGACTTTCTTCGCCACAGGCGGGAAGGGCTGCAGCCCGAGGATGTAGGCCTTCCCGGTGGCGGCCGGCGCCGCACACCCGGTCTGCGCCGTGAGGAAGTCGCCGGCCTGGCAGCACTGTCGCCGGACTACTACTCCCGGCTCGAGCAAGGTCGGGAGCGCACCCCCTCCGCTGCGGCGCTGGCCAGCCTGGCCCGGGCCATCCGGCTCACGGCCGACGAACAGGACTACCTGTTCCGCCTCGCCGGGCAGCAACCGCCGGAGCCCCGATCACCGCTGGCCCACGTCGACCCAGCGATGATCTACCTGCTGGACGAGCTCGAGCACACGCCGGCGCAGGTGGCCGACGACCTGCTCACCGTCGTCGCCCAGAACCGCGCCGCGAGGAACCTGCTGGGCGTCTGGAGCGGGTTGCCCGGGTACCAATCCAACGTCACATGGCGGTGGTTCGCGGATCCGGCGTCACGCGACAGCAACGACCCGGCGGAGCACGAACGCATCGGCCGCGCTTACGCAGCCGATCTGCGTGCCGGGCTCGCCCAGCGCTCGGCGGGCGACCGTTTCGCCCACGGACTGGTCGCCGATCTGCTCGAACGCAGCACCGAGTTCGGTGAGCTGTGGTCACAGCAGCACGTCGCCGCGCTCACGTCGACTCCCAAGCTCCTCCGGCATCCACTCGTCGGTGACCTCGATCTGCAATGCGATGTTGTGCTGAGTCCGGCCACCGGTCACCGGCTCATTCTCTTCCGGCCCCGTCCCGGATCGAACGCCCACGAACACATGCGATTCCTGGACGTGCTCGGGAATCAGAAGTTCGCCTGA
- a CDS encoding sensor histidine kinase: protein MSGSVAVAQSRAPAIASTYKTPAARANASGGTLAYGSEDYDFAQWYEFPYFGLGVSFAVVDSHGTVLLAQGQLAYYARESGLAFPATPPEPDEDLFGHAEVLLQPARSGGPGRLDGREVTLVTYNVPRAPESQDADATVYVLVSPLDTEAALAPVDRWLRGGLPVAVLFVAAVAWWAAGRALRPVEGMRAELARITAADMSSRVRRPRTGDEIARLADTMNATLDRLAEAAERQRRFVADGAHELRSPLAGLRNTVEVAAAHGGVADLKVLGAGIERLQRLTDDLLLLARLERTAPARGKPVDLAAIADELVGERRYRVPPDERFTVVASGPALVTGREEELTRLLNNLMSNASRYARERITVTVAKVEPGLVRVEVRDDGPGIPPADQERIFERFARVDEARDRGHGGAGLGLAIARDIAVRHGGTLYAAGSDDGACLIAELPWAPLT from the coding sequence GTGTCGGGATCCGTCGCGGTTGCGCAGTCACGGGCCCCGGCCATCGCCTCGACGTACAAGACGCCGGCGGCGCGGGCCAACGCGAGCGGGGGCACGCTGGCCTACGGCTCGGAAGACTACGATTTTGCCCAGTGGTACGAGTTCCCGTATTTCGGTCTGGGCGTCAGCTTCGCCGTGGTCGACAGCCACGGCACAGTGCTGCTGGCCCAGGGGCAACTGGCCTACTACGCACGGGAAAGTGGTCTGGCCTTCCCCGCAACTCCACCAGAGCCGGACGAGGACCTGTTCGGCCACGCCGAGGTGCTCCTGCAACCCGCCCGCAGCGGTGGACCAGGGCGGCTCGACGGTCGCGAGGTCACCCTGGTGACCTACAACGTCCCGAGGGCTCCCGAGTCCCAGGACGCCGACGCAACCGTCTACGTGCTCGTCTCCCCGCTCGACACGGAGGCTGCCCTGGCCCCGGTCGACCGCTGGCTGCGCGGTGGCCTCCCGGTCGCCGTCCTGTTCGTCGCCGCGGTCGCCTGGTGGGCCGCCGGACGTGCGCTGCGCCCGGTGGAGGGGATGCGCGCCGAGCTGGCACGCATCACCGCCGCCGACATGAGCAGCCGGGTGCGCCGGCCGCGCACCGGCGACGAGATCGCCCGCCTGGCCGACACCATGAACGCGACCCTGGACCGGCTCGCCGAGGCGGCCGAGCGGCAACGCCGGTTTGTCGCCGACGGGGCGCACGAGCTGCGAAGTCCTCTCGCCGGGCTGCGCAACACCGTCGAGGTCGCCGCCGCGCACGGTGGCGTTGCCGACCTGAAGGTGCTGGGCGCCGGCATCGAGAGGTTGCAGCGGCTCACCGACGACCTGCTTCTGCTCGCACGCCTGGAAAGGACGGCACCGGCTCGCGGGAAGCCGGTCGACCTCGCCGCGATCGCCGACGAACTGGTCGGAGAACGGCGCTACCGTGTGCCGCCGGACGAGCGTTTCACCGTAGTGGCGTCCGGGCCCGCGCTGGTGACCGGGCGCGAGGAGGAACTGACCAGGCTGCTGAACAACCTTATGAGCAACGCTTCCCGGTACGCCCGTGAGCGCATCACTGTGACCGTCGCAAAAGTCGAGCCCGGCCTCGTCCGTGTGGAGGTCCGCGACGACGGGCCGGGCATCCCGCCGGCGGACCAGGAACGGATCTTCGAGCGGTTCGCCCGTGTCGACGAGGCCCGCGACCGTGGCCACGGCGGCGCCGGGCTCGGCCTGGCGATCGCCCGCGACATCGCCGTACGCCACGGCGGCACCCTGTACGCCGCAGGCTCCGACGACGGTGCCTGTCTCATCGCTGAACTTCCCTGGGCGCCGCTCACCTGA
- a CDS encoding SDR family oxidoreductase translates to MNITGNTVFIPGATSGIGLGLALRLHDRGNTVIVGGRRTELLEQIRTQHPGLDTITIDTTDPASITAARDELATRHPGLDTLITMAGIMEPEDLRDPASLDVAERTVAVNLLGPIRLINAFLPGLLARPSATVMTVSSGLAYVPLPATPTYNATKAAIHSFTESLRVQLFKSEVQVIELVPPATRTTLMNQQNSDVAMPLEEYLDEVMSLLEADPKAEQILVERVKWQRNAEAEGRYSDVLGVLSGRYRS, encoded by the coding sequence GTGAACATCACCGGAAACACTGTTTTCATCCCCGGCGCGACCTCCGGCATCGGCCTCGGCCTGGCCCTGCGCCTGCACGACAGGGGCAACACCGTCATCGTCGGCGGCCGGCGCACCGAGCTGCTCGAGCAGATCCGCACCCAGCACCCCGGCCTCGACACCATCACGATCGACACCACCGACCCGGCGTCGATCACCGCGGCCCGCGACGAGCTCGCCACCCGCCACCCGGGGCTGGACACCCTGATCACGATGGCCGGCATCATGGAGCCCGAGGACCTGCGCGACCCGGCGTCGCTGGACGTCGCCGAGCGCACCGTCGCGGTCAACCTGCTCGGCCCGATCCGGTTGATCAACGCTTTCCTGCCCGGCCTGCTCGCCCGGCCGTCCGCGACCGTCATGACGGTCAGCTCGGGCCTGGCGTACGTGCCACTGCCGGCCACGCCGACCTACAACGCCACGAAGGCCGCGATCCACTCCTTCACCGAGAGCCTGCGCGTGCAACTGTTCAAGAGCGAGGTCCAGGTGATCGAGCTGGTTCCGCCGGCCACCCGCACCACGTTGATGAACCAGCAGAACTCCGACGTGGCGATGCCTCTGGAGGAGTACCTCGACGAGGTGATGAGCCTGCTCGAGGCTGACCCCAAGGCCGAGCAGATCCTGGTGGAGCGCGTCAAGTGGCAGCGCAACGCCGAAGCCGAAGGCCGCTACTCCGATGTGCTGGGCGTACTGAGCGGCCGCTACCGCTCGTGA
- a CDS encoding ester cyclase translates to MDNGDLEKTYRSYIAVLNDRRLDDLDDFVHDQVVYNGEQWSRDKYRSLLAEDTRKIPDLHYEIQLLIADSTHVSCRLWFDCTPQGEFLGIDVAGRRVSFTEHVFYRFRAGRIEEVWSVIDTDGIRRQLAG, encoded by the coding sequence ATGGACAACGGTGACCTCGAGAAGACTTATCGGTCGTACATTGCTGTCCTGAACGACCGGCGGCTGGACGATCTCGACGACTTTGTTCACGATCAGGTCGTCTACAACGGTGAGCAATGGAGTCGTGACAAATACCGATCGCTTCTGGCGGAGGACACCCGGAAGATTCCCGACCTCCACTACGAGATCCAGCTGCTCATCGCCGATTCCACCCATGTCTCGTGCCGGCTGTGGTTCGACTGCACGCCGCAGGGGGAGTTCCTCGGGATCGACGTGGCCGGTCGCCGGGTCTCGTTCACCGAACATGTCTTCTACCGGTTCCGTGCGGGCCGTATCGAGGAGGTCTGGTCGGTCATCGACACCGACGGCATCCGCCGGCAACTGGCTGGCTGA